The Daphnia carinata strain CSIRO-1 chromosome 9, CSIRO_AGI_Dcar_HiC_V3, whole genome shotgun sequence nucleotide sequence GCCTTCCGGGTATCCCTGGATCTCCAGGCGCAGCCGGAGCAGCAGGTGCAGCCGGCGTGCCAGGATCAGACGGTACTCCCGGTGTTCCAGGTGTGCCCGGCGCGGCCGGAGCTGCTGGCTCAGCCGGTggatcttcttcatcatcgtctGGAGGTGGTGGGGGAGGTGGCGGTGGAGGTGGATCTGCAACCGCCGACGCAGCAGCTTCCACCTCGTCCGGCTCTTCAgcttcgtcttcgtcgtcctcgtcttcatcttcctcttcatcGTCGACTGCTGCCGCTGCGGCCGACGCCGTCGCCACTGCCACGGCAACAGCCACGGCCACGGCTTTCGACATTGTCGATTTGGCCAGGACGATCGTCGAGGAAGCGTCGGACGTCAACGCCGTGGCTTTGGCTACTCGCATCGTCGATTTGGCTAACAGCATCATCGACGATCCGAGCGATTTGTCGGTCACATCCGCCACGGCCACGCACATCATCCAACTGGCGGGCACGATCGTTTCGGATTCTACCGACCCGATCGCCACGACGAACGCGGCCGACATCATCCAACTGGCGGCCGACATCCATCTGGTTGTCAACGACGCTCTGGCTCTAGTGGCTGCGGCTCAGGCCGAGGCCGAAGACGCCCGTCTTTCGGATGATgctgatggtggtggtggtgatgattCCGGGGCAGGAGCTAAACCGGGTACTGGGGGTAAGCCGGGTGTTGGAAGTGCACCGGGATCACCCGGCTTACCTGGTTCGTCGGGTCCTTCGGCACCGAGTTCATCGTCCGCCCCGGCAAAGAAACCCGCCCCACCACCTGCGAAACGTCCGACGGTGTCAAAGAA carries:
- the LOC130688440 gene encoding collagen alpha-1(I) chain-like isoform X2; this encodes MLSPYLLLTCFIAFLSVGSETYRQPLHLADPDAFAEYYTQGEDGPIGPPVYSTPEEQEELAESRHDGASDADGPIGPPIHSAIDDHVALPQGPAHDHPIMGRLSESLRKQSRFNNPWYRAGRYIGEKLRFFQSYFPLTGPPGPTGPTGPAGPTGPTGPTGATGPTGATGPTGPTGPTGPSGSDGLPGIPGSPGAAGAAGAAGVPGSDGTPGVPGVPGAAGAAGSAGGSSSSSSGGGGGGGGGGGSATADAAASTSSGSSASSSSSSSSSSSSSSTAAAAADAVATATATATATAFDIVDLARTIVEEASDVNAVALATRIVDLANSIIDDPSDLSVTSATATHIIQLAGTIVSDSTDPIATTNAADIIQLAADIHLVVNDALALVAAAQAEAEDARLSDDADGGGGDDSGAGAKPGTGGKPGVGSAPGSPGLPGSSGPSAPSSSSAPAKKPAPPPAKRPTVSKKPSSSNKKPIPAKKPAPSVRPAPLSHSTPLSPPAPLGRPGPPGPPLVNFL
- the LOC130688440 gene encoding collagen alpha-1(I) chain-like isoform X1, coding for MLSPYLLLTCFIAFLSVGSETYRQPLHLADPDATLETDAFAEYYTQGEDGPIGPPVYSTPEEQEELAESRHDGASDADGPIGPPIHSAIDDHVALPQGPAHDHPIMGRLSESLRKQSRFNNPWYRAGRYIGEKLRFFQSYFPLTGPPGPTGPTGPAGPTGPTGPTGATGPTGATGPTGPTGPTGPSGSDGLPGIPGSPGAAGAAGAAGVPGSDGTPGVPGVPGAAGAAGSAGGSSSSSSGGGGGGGGGGGSATADAAASTSSGSSASSSSSSSSSSSSSSTAAAAADAVATATATATATAFDIVDLARTIVEEASDVNAVALATRIVDLANSIIDDPSDLSVTSATATHIIQLAGTIVSDSTDPIATTNAADIIQLAADIHLVVNDALALVAAAQAEAEDARLSDDADGGGGDDSGAGAKPGTGGKPGVGSAPGSPGLPGSSGPSAPSSSSAPAKKPAPPPAKRPTVSKKPSSSNKKPIPAKKPAPSVRPAPLSHSTPLSPPAPLGRPGPPGPPLVNFL